The Rhea pennata isolate bPtePen1 chromosome 7, bPtePen1.pri, whole genome shotgun sequence genome contains a region encoding:
- the PPRC1 gene encoding peroxisome proliferator-activated receptor gamma coactivator-related protein 1 isoform X1, with protein MGLMETAVGSGSWRRLVVMGACGDGLQSVYLVPPAACQSFSLEEDDLNLTSLDAETILEAEEILGTMQNYLDSSVISIIEDLSLNEQNKACLDAQNELSLLTAITEILDSTDDETLSPFDTVVDAELLTSPRERENPSFQKFLSLSRPSFERESPALEQPKGLWPLSSSSSSISVVGKTDKDLIWDRAAHSLEDPAPPKKQVCSTPRVERKLGRHRAQEQPLLQRSDGEEEEEEAALSPELGSGVEAAEFCVSGTGVALEEREDPCIINTGDVSLSELVKSMHPYCLPTFTVCLDPDNEPVAKELLNGPVLLEIVPGEGESMEIPVVLQPLAPTFPGLETQLLEAEEGAEESILEDHKGLQGAPAQENKLEEVEKRPLEKEPSSTVPESKSPPETTAPGAYRPVSSSQCSTEALAGGKRESSEKGRGRERARKSRKKKAEEAQSEQARPGRDCVAHRLRSASSTRPQALGQAPASQRRAARPSVQVSDFLAKQLEQARKEGQMELHADRAPRPRGRPRSTAGTSLLKKEHLEPQKDPEPKTVGAALAAEKAGIVVLLEKTAPSTEELLAVVQPSPVEQDEAKEGTQLPVSQDSRNSEAASLLPSGEQGVGMEPPQSLQAAELAEGLPREAKPKALSLREYRMRMLHRQPGPGSRKDSKKQVASKWPSIPEPPTELAEIPCLVSPVRPATETASAQKSPEKPASPVAVSSASKAPTTLAPAPAPPAAPLPSATPMPFVAPNVPPAAGTAPTGMPPASAGAYALYPSVPSWPSFGPQPVGCHGLPPPPNTGSPNAFHMVPGLPPPAMAWPPPAMPPPPPFGPGTPYAPVGWAPPSYWPGIPLPPLVPPLAYGDPGAAVQGAAAAAFPAGSQPGTALLHGQPSPAPAPGCPEPPAFLAQSPAAPAGEVGVAAGQARPTASRVSDPRRQARLAGETPLPKVSPGPAPAQSLAAPTQPSRVPLASPAQQAAAPSAASTQPLEEPPVLASTQLTKAPPAVISSPTEVSPAVVPVGESPVTHPMEEAAGPGKGAEEKILLETKTAAQQEPPSHKPISQATAAPLKAGRESSLSARAPPARPWRHQPLVSLVQPSDSSKDIVQAFISEIGIEATDLSSLLEQFEKSEAKKEEAPVQPSEDRRQVASSGSENQQDRKPPDSLQASELANVAGLTPPATPPHQLWKPLPAVSLLAKTKSPGSGPQEGTQKTTKLTKAKQLPQSKLQGKSPVPAPPGSAPSHVCLGDHDYCIPGTARLENSTGTQPPAESGSRWNVKHHRDITIKPISSLTKRTLDQPKPTLPTPTTAVGSSQEPLGKACLAPLDYRTSIPSKAIAGCSSPPTSVLLSPAASPCRDQEMRTASAQPSRAAAKRSLRCYRRPRDSPSPSTGSWRAGRSRASRSFSSSSDGASESSSSSSSSSSRSRSRSFSPPPKRWRRYRSRCSHSSSSRSSCGSCGRSRDRSSSSSSSSSYSSRSTSRSRSRSRSPSPRRRSNRRRRYSYDAQDHYQRQRIIQKERAIEERRVVFIGKIPSRMTRSELRHRFSVFGDIEECTLHFRSEGDNYGFVTYRYAEEAFAAIESGHKLRRPDEQPFDLCFGGRRQFCRRNYADLDSNREDFDPAPVKSKFDSLDFDTLLRQAQRSLRR; from the exons ATGGGTCTCATGGAGACTGCAGTGGGCTCTGGTAGCTGGAGACGGCTGGTGGTGATGGGAGCCTGTGGTGATGGTTTGCAAAGCGTTTACCTGGTTCCTCCTGCTGCTTGCCAGAGCTTCTCCCTTGAGGAGGATGACTTGAACTTAACATCACTGGATGCAGAAACCATCTTGGAGGCTGAAGAGATCCTGGGGACGATGCAGAACTACCTCGACTCCTCTGTGATCTCCATCATTGAGGACCTCTCCCTCAATGAG CAGaacaaggcctgcctggatgcgcAGAATGAGCTGTCCCTGCTGACTGCCATCACGGAGATCCTGGACAGCACGGATGATGAGACCTTGTCCCCCTTTGACACCGTCGTGGATGCGGAGCTGCTGACCTCGCCTCGGGAGCGGGAGAATCCCTCA TTTCAGAAGTTTCTCAGCTTATCCCGGCCGTCCTTTGAGCGCGAGAGCCCTGCCCTGGAGCAGCCCAAGGGTCTCTGgcctctgagcagcagcagcagcagcatctctgtcGTTGGGAAG ACCGACAAAGACCTGATTTGGGACCGTGCTGCTCACAGTCTTGAGGACCCAGCACCACCGAAGAAGCAAGTGTGCAGCACCCCAAGGGTAGAGAGGAAGCTGGGCCGACACCGGGCCcaagagcagcccctgctgcagcgcagtgatggggaggaagaggaggaggaggctgcttTGAGCCCAGAGCTAGGCAGCGGTGTAGAGGCTGCGGAGTTCTGTGTGAGTGGGACTGGAGTGGCATTGGAGGAGCGTGAAGACCCCTGTATCATCAACACAGGTGATGTGTCCCTGAGTGAGCTGGTGAAGTCCATGCACCCCTACTGCCTACCCACCTTCACTGTGTGCCTGGATCCTGATAATGAGCCCGTGGCCAAGGAGCTCTTGAATGGTCCCGTCTTGTTGGAAATTGTGCCTGGTGAGGGAGAGAGCATGGAGATCCCTGTGGTCTTGCAGCCGTTGGCCCCTACCTTCCCTGGCCTGGAAACACAGCTCCTAGAAGCAGAGGAGGGTGCTGAGGAGTCGATTCTGGAGGATCAcaaggggctgcagggagcccCTGCCCAGGAAAACAAGTTGGAGGAGGTGGAGAAGAGGCCACTTGAGAAGGAACCCTCCTCCACAGTTCCGGAGAGCAAGTCCCCACCTGAGACAACAGCACCTGGAGCCTATCGTCCAGTGAGCAGCTCTCAGTGCAGCACGGAGGCCCTGGCTGGTGGGAAGCGTGAGAGCTCTGAGAAGGGCCGCGGGCGCGAGAGAGCAAGGAAGAGTcggaaaaagaaagcagaggaagccCAAAGTGAacaggccaggccaggcagggACTGCGTGGCCCACCGGCTCCGCTCAGCCAGCTCCACACGGCCTCAGGCCCTGGGTCAAGCGCCCGCCAGCCAGCGCCGGGCAGCGCGACCCTCCGTCCAGGTGTCGGACTTCCTGGCCAAGCAGCTGGAACAAGCCAGGAAGGAGGGACAGATGGAGCTGCATGCTGACcgggccccccggccccggggcagacCCCGGAGCACAGCGGGGACCTCCCTACTTAAAAAGGAGCACCTGGAGCCTCAAAAAGACCCGGAGCCAAAAACAGTGGGTGCGGCCTTGGCTGCAGAGAAGGCTGGGATTGTGGTGCTTTTGGAGAAGACTGCACCAAGCAcggaggagctgctggcagtgGTGCAGCCCAGCCCAGTAGAGCAGGATGAGGCCAAGGAGGGGACACAACTGCCTGTCAGTCAAGACAGCAGGAACTCGGAGgctgcctctctgctccccagcgGGGAGCAGGGTGTGGGGATGGAGCCGCCGCAGAGCCTGCAGGCGGCAGAGCTGGCCGAGGGCCTGCCCAGGGAAGCCAAGCCCAAGGCCCTGAGCCTGCGAGAGTACCGCATGCGCATGCTGCACCGGCAGCCTGgcccaggcagcaggaaggaCAGCAAGAAGCAGGTGGCCAGCAAGTGGCCCAGCATCCCAGAGCCACCGACTGAGCTGGCAGAGATCCCCTGCTTGGTATCGCCCGTGCGCCCAGCCACTGAGACAGCCAGCGCCCAGAAGAGCCCAGAGAAACCTGCCAGCCCTGTTGCTGTCTCTTCTGCCAGCAAAGCTCCCACCACTTTGGCTCCAGCTCCGGCACCCCCTGCTGCTCCACTGCCCTCTGCAACACCGATGCCTTTTGTTGCACCAAACGTGCCCCCAGCTGCGGGGACGGCCCCCACGGGGATGCCGCCAGCCTCTGCCGGTGCTTACGCCCTTTACCCATCAGTGCCTTCCTGGCCCAGCTTTGGCCCGCAGCCCGTGGGCTGCCATGGTTTGCCCCCGCCGCCCAACACCGGCTCACCCAATGCTTTTCACATGGTGCCTGGCCTCCCGCCTCCAGCCATGGCCTGGCCTCCGCCTGCCATGCCGCCCCCACCTCCCTTTGGCCCTGGCACCCCCTATGCCCCAGTAGGGTGGGCCCCGCCGTCCTACTGGCCGGGAATCCCCCTGCCACCGCTGGTGCCTCCCCTGGCGTACGGAGACCCCGGAGCTGCCGTGCAGGGTGCTGCGGCTGCCGCCTTCCCGGCTGGCAGCCAGCCCggcacagccctgctgcacGGGCAGCCttccccggcccccgcgccaGGCTGCCCGGAGCCGCCCGCCTTCCTGGCGCAGtcgcccgcggcccccgccggtGAGGTGGGGGTCGCAGCTGGTCAGGCCAGGCCGACTGCCAGCAGGGTGTCTGACCCCAGGCGGCAGGCACGGCTGGCAGGGGAGACCCCCCTGCCCAAAGTCTCTCCAGGACCTGCCCCTGCCCAGTCCCTGGCAGCCCCTACCCAGCCCAGCAGGGTCCCTCTTGCATCTCcagcccagcaggcagcagcccccTCGGCTGCCTCCACCCAGCCCCTGGAGGAGCCCCCAGTTTTGGCCTCCACCCAGCTCACGAAGGCCCCCCCAGCAGTCATCTCTAGCCCTACCGAAGTGTCCCCTGCTGTTGTTCCTGTTGGGGAGTCTCCTGTCACCCACCCCATGGAGGAGGCTGCAGGGCCAGGCAAGGGGGCAGAGGAGAAGATCTTGCTGGAGACGAAGACAGCTGCCCAGCAGGAGCCCCCCAGCCACAAGCCCATCTCCCAGGCCACTGCGGCACCTCTAAAAGCAGGACGAGAGAGCAGCCTGTCTGCCAGGGCACCTCCCGCACGGCCGTGGAGACATCAGCCGCTCGTCAGCCTCGTGCAGCCCAGTGACAGCAGCAAGGATATCGTGCAAGCTTTCATCAGTGAGATCG GCATCGAAGCCACTGACCTGTCCAGCCTGCTGGAGCAGTTTGAGAAGTCTGAAG CCAAGAAGGAGGAGGCTCCCGTGCAGCCCTCTGAGGACAGGCGGCAGGTGGCAAGCTCTGG ATCCGAGAACCAGCAGGACAGGAAGCCCCCAGACAGCCTACAGGCCTCTGAGCTGGCCAACGTGGCAG GCCTCACCCCGCCAGCAACGCCTCCCCACCAGCTCTGGAAGCCGTTGCCTGCTGTCTCACTGCTGGCCAAGACCAAATCGCCTGGGTCGGGGCCCCAGGAAGGGACCCAGAAGACCACCAAGCTCACAAAAGCCAAACAGCTGCCCCAGAGCAAGCTCCAAGGGAAGAGCCCAGTGCCTGCTCCACCTGGCTCAGCCCCGAGCCACGTGTGCTTGGGAGACCACGATTACTGCATCCCGGGTACGGCACGGCTGGAGAACAGCACCGGCACGCAGCCCCCGGCCGAGAGCGGCTCCCGCTGGAACGTCAAACACCACCGGGACATCACTATCAAACCCATCTCCTCCTTAACTAAACGGACGCTGGACCAGCCCAAGCCCACCCTGCCAACCCCCACCACCGCTGTGGGGTCCAGCCAGGAGCCCCTGGGGAAGGCCTGCCTAGCCCCCCTGGATTATCGGACTAGCATCCCCAGCAAGGCCATCGCAGGGTGCAGCAGCCCACCAACCTCGGTGCTCCTATCTCCAGCCGCATCCCCCTGTCGGGACCAGGAAATGCGGACTGCCAGTGCCCAGCCCAGCCGTGCTGCTGCCAAGAGGTCCCTGCGCTGCTACCGGAGACCCCGGGACTCGCCCAGCCCTTCTACTGGCAGCTGGAGGGCTGGCAGGAGCCGTGCCAGCCGCTCTTTCAGCTCCAGTTCGGATGGAGCTAGCGAGTCCTCATCTTCGtcttcatcctcatcttccCGATCCCGGTCAAGGTCGTTCTCCCCACCACCCAAGAGGTGGAGAAG ATACCGCTCAAGATGCTCCCACAGCTCCTCCTCCCGCTCCAGCTGTGGGTCATGTGGCAGATCCCGAGACAGGTCCTCATCCTcgtcatcctcttcctcctacTCATCCAGATCCACATCCCGCAGTCGGTCCCGGTCCCGCTCCCCCTCTCCACGTAGGAGGAGTAACAGGCGGAGAAG ATACAGTTACGATGCGCAGGACCACTACCAAAGGCAGAGGATCATCCAGAAGGAACGTGCAATA GAGGAGCGGCGAGTTGTGTTCATTGGCAAGATCCCCAGCAGGATGACGCGCTCGGAGCTGCGGCACCGCTTCTCCGTGTTTGGGGACATCGAGGAGTGCACCCTGCACTTCCGCTCTGAGGG GGACAACTATGGCTTTGTTACCTACCGCTATGCTGAGGAGGCCTTTGCTGCCATTGAGAGTGGGCACAAGCTGCGGCGTCCAGATGAGCAGCCATTTGACCTGTGCTTTGGCGGCCGCCGGCAGTTCTGCAGGAGGAACTATGCCGACCTGG ACTCAAACCGGGAGGATTTCGATCCAGCCCCCGTCAAAAGTAAGTTCGACTCCCTGGACTTCGACACGCTGCTGCGGCAGGCACAGCGCAGCCTACGGAGGTAG
- the PPRC1 gene encoding peroxisome proliferator-activated receptor gamma coactivator-related protein 1 isoform X2 — MGLMETAVGSGSWRRLVVMGACGDGLQSVYLVPPAACQSFSLEEDDLNLTSLDAETILEAEEILGTMQNYLDSSVISIIEDLSLNENKACLDAQNELSLLTAITEILDSTDDETLSPFDTVVDAELLTSPRERENPSFQKFLSLSRPSFERESPALEQPKGLWPLSSSSSSISVVGKTDKDLIWDRAAHSLEDPAPPKKQVCSTPRVERKLGRHRAQEQPLLQRSDGEEEEEEAALSPELGSGVEAAEFCVSGTGVALEEREDPCIINTGDVSLSELVKSMHPYCLPTFTVCLDPDNEPVAKELLNGPVLLEIVPGEGESMEIPVVLQPLAPTFPGLETQLLEAEEGAEESILEDHKGLQGAPAQENKLEEVEKRPLEKEPSSTVPESKSPPETTAPGAYRPVSSSQCSTEALAGGKRESSEKGRGRERARKSRKKKAEEAQSEQARPGRDCVAHRLRSASSTRPQALGQAPASQRRAARPSVQVSDFLAKQLEQARKEGQMELHADRAPRPRGRPRSTAGTSLLKKEHLEPQKDPEPKTVGAALAAEKAGIVVLLEKTAPSTEELLAVVQPSPVEQDEAKEGTQLPVSQDSRNSEAASLLPSGEQGVGMEPPQSLQAAELAEGLPREAKPKALSLREYRMRMLHRQPGPGSRKDSKKQVASKWPSIPEPPTELAEIPCLVSPVRPATETASAQKSPEKPASPVAVSSASKAPTTLAPAPAPPAAPLPSATPMPFVAPNVPPAAGTAPTGMPPASAGAYALYPSVPSWPSFGPQPVGCHGLPPPPNTGSPNAFHMVPGLPPPAMAWPPPAMPPPPPFGPGTPYAPVGWAPPSYWPGIPLPPLVPPLAYGDPGAAVQGAAAAAFPAGSQPGTALLHGQPSPAPAPGCPEPPAFLAQSPAAPAGEVGVAAGQARPTASRVSDPRRQARLAGETPLPKVSPGPAPAQSLAAPTQPSRVPLASPAQQAAAPSAASTQPLEEPPVLASTQLTKAPPAVISSPTEVSPAVVPVGESPVTHPMEEAAGPGKGAEEKILLETKTAAQQEPPSHKPISQATAAPLKAGRESSLSARAPPARPWRHQPLVSLVQPSDSSKDIVQAFISEIGIEATDLSSLLEQFEKSEAKKEEAPVQPSEDRRQVASSGSENQQDRKPPDSLQASELANVAGLTPPATPPHQLWKPLPAVSLLAKTKSPGSGPQEGTQKTTKLTKAKQLPQSKLQGKSPVPAPPGSAPSHVCLGDHDYCIPGTARLENSTGTQPPAESGSRWNVKHHRDITIKPISSLTKRTLDQPKPTLPTPTTAVGSSQEPLGKACLAPLDYRTSIPSKAIAGCSSPPTSVLLSPAASPCRDQEMRTASAQPSRAAAKRSLRCYRRPRDSPSPSTGSWRAGRSRASRSFSSSSDGASESSSSSSSSSSRSRSRSFSPPPKRWRRYRSRCSHSSSSRSSCGSCGRSRDRSSSSSSSSSYSSRSTSRSRSRSRSPSPRRRSNRRRRYSYDAQDHYQRQRIIQKERAIEERRVVFIGKIPSRMTRSELRHRFSVFGDIEECTLHFRSEGDNYGFVTYRYAEEAFAAIESGHKLRRPDEQPFDLCFGGRRQFCRRNYADLDSNREDFDPAPVKSKFDSLDFDTLLRQAQRSLRR; from the exons ATGGGTCTCATGGAGACTGCAGTGGGCTCTGGTAGCTGGAGACGGCTGGTGGTGATGGGAGCCTGTGGTGATGGTTTGCAAAGCGTTTACCTGGTTCCTCCTGCTGCTTGCCAGAGCTTCTCCCTTGAGGAGGATGACTTGAACTTAACATCACTGGATGCAGAAACCATCTTGGAGGCTGAAGAGATCCTGGGGACGATGCAGAACTACCTCGACTCCTCTGTGATCTCCATCATTGAGGACCTCTCCCTCAATGAG aacaaggcctgcctggatgcgcAGAATGAGCTGTCCCTGCTGACTGCCATCACGGAGATCCTGGACAGCACGGATGATGAGACCTTGTCCCCCTTTGACACCGTCGTGGATGCGGAGCTGCTGACCTCGCCTCGGGAGCGGGAGAATCCCTCA TTTCAGAAGTTTCTCAGCTTATCCCGGCCGTCCTTTGAGCGCGAGAGCCCTGCCCTGGAGCAGCCCAAGGGTCTCTGgcctctgagcagcagcagcagcagcatctctgtcGTTGGGAAG ACCGACAAAGACCTGATTTGGGACCGTGCTGCTCACAGTCTTGAGGACCCAGCACCACCGAAGAAGCAAGTGTGCAGCACCCCAAGGGTAGAGAGGAAGCTGGGCCGACACCGGGCCcaagagcagcccctgctgcagcgcagtgatggggaggaagaggaggaggaggctgcttTGAGCCCAGAGCTAGGCAGCGGTGTAGAGGCTGCGGAGTTCTGTGTGAGTGGGACTGGAGTGGCATTGGAGGAGCGTGAAGACCCCTGTATCATCAACACAGGTGATGTGTCCCTGAGTGAGCTGGTGAAGTCCATGCACCCCTACTGCCTACCCACCTTCACTGTGTGCCTGGATCCTGATAATGAGCCCGTGGCCAAGGAGCTCTTGAATGGTCCCGTCTTGTTGGAAATTGTGCCTGGTGAGGGAGAGAGCATGGAGATCCCTGTGGTCTTGCAGCCGTTGGCCCCTACCTTCCCTGGCCTGGAAACACAGCTCCTAGAAGCAGAGGAGGGTGCTGAGGAGTCGATTCTGGAGGATCAcaaggggctgcagggagcccCTGCCCAGGAAAACAAGTTGGAGGAGGTGGAGAAGAGGCCACTTGAGAAGGAACCCTCCTCCACAGTTCCGGAGAGCAAGTCCCCACCTGAGACAACAGCACCTGGAGCCTATCGTCCAGTGAGCAGCTCTCAGTGCAGCACGGAGGCCCTGGCTGGTGGGAAGCGTGAGAGCTCTGAGAAGGGCCGCGGGCGCGAGAGAGCAAGGAAGAGTcggaaaaagaaagcagaggaagccCAAAGTGAacaggccaggccaggcagggACTGCGTGGCCCACCGGCTCCGCTCAGCCAGCTCCACACGGCCTCAGGCCCTGGGTCAAGCGCCCGCCAGCCAGCGCCGGGCAGCGCGACCCTCCGTCCAGGTGTCGGACTTCCTGGCCAAGCAGCTGGAACAAGCCAGGAAGGAGGGACAGATGGAGCTGCATGCTGACcgggccccccggccccggggcagacCCCGGAGCACAGCGGGGACCTCCCTACTTAAAAAGGAGCACCTGGAGCCTCAAAAAGACCCGGAGCCAAAAACAGTGGGTGCGGCCTTGGCTGCAGAGAAGGCTGGGATTGTGGTGCTTTTGGAGAAGACTGCACCAAGCAcggaggagctgctggcagtgGTGCAGCCCAGCCCAGTAGAGCAGGATGAGGCCAAGGAGGGGACACAACTGCCTGTCAGTCAAGACAGCAGGAACTCGGAGgctgcctctctgctccccagcgGGGAGCAGGGTGTGGGGATGGAGCCGCCGCAGAGCCTGCAGGCGGCAGAGCTGGCCGAGGGCCTGCCCAGGGAAGCCAAGCCCAAGGCCCTGAGCCTGCGAGAGTACCGCATGCGCATGCTGCACCGGCAGCCTGgcccaggcagcaggaaggaCAGCAAGAAGCAGGTGGCCAGCAAGTGGCCCAGCATCCCAGAGCCACCGACTGAGCTGGCAGAGATCCCCTGCTTGGTATCGCCCGTGCGCCCAGCCACTGAGACAGCCAGCGCCCAGAAGAGCCCAGAGAAACCTGCCAGCCCTGTTGCTGTCTCTTCTGCCAGCAAAGCTCCCACCACTTTGGCTCCAGCTCCGGCACCCCCTGCTGCTCCACTGCCCTCTGCAACACCGATGCCTTTTGTTGCACCAAACGTGCCCCCAGCTGCGGGGACGGCCCCCACGGGGATGCCGCCAGCCTCTGCCGGTGCTTACGCCCTTTACCCATCAGTGCCTTCCTGGCCCAGCTTTGGCCCGCAGCCCGTGGGCTGCCATGGTTTGCCCCCGCCGCCCAACACCGGCTCACCCAATGCTTTTCACATGGTGCCTGGCCTCCCGCCTCCAGCCATGGCCTGGCCTCCGCCTGCCATGCCGCCCCCACCTCCCTTTGGCCCTGGCACCCCCTATGCCCCAGTAGGGTGGGCCCCGCCGTCCTACTGGCCGGGAATCCCCCTGCCACCGCTGGTGCCTCCCCTGGCGTACGGAGACCCCGGAGCTGCCGTGCAGGGTGCTGCGGCTGCCGCCTTCCCGGCTGGCAGCCAGCCCggcacagccctgctgcacGGGCAGCCttccccggcccccgcgccaGGCTGCCCGGAGCCGCCCGCCTTCCTGGCGCAGtcgcccgcggcccccgccggtGAGGTGGGGGTCGCAGCTGGTCAGGCCAGGCCGACTGCCAGCAGGGTGTCTGACCCCAGGCGGCAGGCACGGCTGGCAGGGGAGACCCCCCTGCCCAAAGTCTCTCCAGGACCTGCCCCTGCCCAGTCCCTGGCAGCCCCTACCCAGCCCAGCAGGGTCCCTCTTGCATCTCcagcccagcaggcagcagcccccTCGGCTGCCTCCACCCAGCCCCTGGAGGAGCCCCCAGTTTTGGCCTCCACCCAGCTCACGAAGGCCCCCCCAGCAGTCATCTCTAGCCCTACCGAAGTGTCCCCTGCTGTTGTTCCTGTTGGGGAGTCTCCTGTCACCCACCCCATGGAGGAGGCTGCAGGGCCAGGCAAGGGGGCAGAGGAGAAGATCTTGCTGGAGACGAAGACAGCTGCCCAGCAGGAGCCCCCCAGCCACAAGCCCATCTCCCAGGCCACTGCGGCACCTCTAAAAGCAGGACGAGAGAGCAGCCTGTCTGCCAGGGCACCTCCCGCACGGCCGTGGAGACATCAGCCGCTCGTCAGCCTCGTGCAGCCCAGTGACAGCAGCAAGGATATCGTGCAAGCTTTCATCAGTGAGATCG GCATCGAAGCCACTGACCTGTCCAGCCTGCTGGAGCAGTTTGAGAAGTCTGAAG CCAAGAAGGAGGAGGCTCCCGTGCAGCCCTCTGAGGACAGGCGGCAGGTGGCAAGCTCTGG ATCCGAGAACCAGCAGGACAGGAAGCCCCCAGACAGCCTACAGGCCTCTGAGCTGGCCAACGTGGCAG GCCTCACCCCGCCAGCAACGCCTCCCCACCAGCTCTGGAAGCCGTTGCCTGCTGTCTCACTGCTGGCCAAGACCAAATCGCCTGGGTCGGGGCCCCAGGAAGGGACCCAGAAGACCACCAAGCTCACAAAAGCCAAACAGCTGCCCCAGAGCAAGCTCCAAGGGAAGAGCCCAGTGCCTGCTCCACCTGGCTCAGCCCCGAGCCACGTGTGCTTGGGAGACCACGATTACTGCATCCCGGGTACGGCACGGCTGGAGAACAGCACCGGCACGCAGCCCCCGGCCGAGAGCGGCTCCCGCTGGAACGTCAAACACCACCGGGACATCACTATCAAACCCATCTCCTCCTTAACTAAACGGACGCTGGACCAGCCCAAGCCCACCCTGCCAACCCCCACCACCGCTGTGGGGTCCAGCCAGGAGCCCCTGGGGAAGGCCTGCCTAGCCCCCCTGGATTATCGGACTAGCATCCCCAGCAAGGCCATCGCAGGGTGCAGCAGCCCACCAACCTCGGTGCTCCTATCTCCAGCCGCATCCCCCTGTCGGGACCAGGAAATGCGGACTGCCAGTGCCCAGCCCAGCCGTGCTGCTGCCAAGAGGTCCCTGCGCTGCTACCGGAGACCCCGGGACTCGCCCAGCCCTTCTACTGGCAGCTGGAGGGCTGGCAGGAGCCGTGCCAGCCGCTCTTTCAGCTCCAGTTCGGATGGAGCTAGCGAGTCCTCATCTTCGtcttcatcctcatcttccCGATCCCGGTCAAGGTCGTTCTCCCCACCACCCAAGAGGTGGAGAAG ATACCGCTCAAGATGCTCCCACAGCTCCTCCTCCCGCTCCAGCTGTGGGTCATGTGGCAGATCCCGAGACAGGTCCTCATCCTcgtcatcctcttcctcctacTCATCCAGATCCACATCCCGCAGTCGGTCCCGGTCCCGCTCCCCCTCTCCACGTAGGAGGAGTAACAGGCGGAGAAG ATACAGTTACGATGCGCAGGACCACTACCAAAGGCAGAGGATCATCCAGAAGGAACGTGCAATA GAGGAGCGGCGAGTTGTGTTCATTGGCAAGATCCCCAGCAGGATGACGCGCTCGGAGCTGCGGCACCGCTTCTCCGTGTTTGGGGACATCGAGGAGTGCACCCTGCACTTCCGCTCTGAGGG GGACAACTATGGCTTTGTTACCTACCGCTATGCTGAGGAGGCCTTTGCTGCCATTGAGAGTGGGCACAAGCTGCGGCGTCCAGATGAGCAGCCATTTGACCTGTGCTTTGGCGGCCGCCGGCAGTTCTGCAGGAGGAACTATGCCGACCTGG ACTCAAACCGGGAGGATTTCGATCCAGCCCCCGTCAAAAGTAAGTTCGACTCCCTGGACTTCGACACGCTGCTGCGGCAGGCACAGCGCAGCCTACGGAGGTAG